One genomic region from Haloarcula taiwanensis encodes:
- a CDS encoding histone deacetylase yields the protein MNFGYREVCLDHDTGPRHPESPDRLRAIRRALKENHGVEYVAADDADIDLVRTVHDSDYIAEFREFCDDGGGNWDADTVAVEETWDAALASAGLAVWAAEAALDGNSGRNTPFSLGRPPGHHAVGDDAMGFCFINNAAVAAQAALEASADRVAIFDWDVHHGNGTQDIFYDRSDVFYASIHEDGLYPGTGDISETGTGDADGTNLNVKYKPGADTADYLAAIDECIAPAIEDYDPDLLLISAGFDAHEHDPISRMRVSTEGYGAMTDRMRSLTDACDAALGIILEGGYGLDTLSDSVTTVHEVFDGYQPMEPDDDVSDDARDVLDDLADQGFGAK from the coding sequence ATGAACTTCGGTTACCGCGAGGTCTGTCTGGACCACGACACCGGCCCGCGACATCCGGAGAGTCCCGACAGACTTCGAGCGATACGGCGCGCGCTCAAGGAGAATCACGGTGTCGAGTACGTCGCCGCCGATGACGCCGACATCGACCTCGTACGGACGGTCCACGACAGTGATTACATCGCGGAGTTCCGCGAGTTCTGTGACGACGGCGGCGGGAACTGGGACGCCGACACCGTCGCGGTTGAGGAGACGTGGGACGCCGCGCTTGCCTCGGCCGGCCTCGCCGTCTGGGCGGCGGAAGCTGCGCTCGACGGTAACTCCGGTCGTAACACGCCGTTCTCCCTCGGCCGACCGCCTGGCCATCACGCTGTCGGCGACGACGCCATGGGCTTTTGTTTCATCAACAACGCGGCCGTCGCTGCACAGGCCGCCCTCGAAGCCAGCGCCGACCGCGTCGCTATCTTCGACTGGGATGTCCACCACGGGAACGGCACACAGGACATCTTCTACGACCGTTCTGACGTGTTCTACGCCTCGATACACGAGGATGGGCTCTACCCCGGAACCGGCGACATCTCGGAGACCGGCACAGGCGACGCTGACGGCACGAACCTCAACGTAAAGTACAAGCCCGGTGCTGACACCGCCGACTACCTCGCCGCTATCGACGAGTGCATCGCGCCGGCAATCGAGGACTACGACCCCGATCTGTTGCTCATTAGCGCCGGCTTCGACGCACACGAACACGACCCCATCTCACGGATGCGTGTCTCTACGGAGGGGTACGGCGCGATGACCGACCGGATGCGCTCACTCACAGACGCCTGTGACGCCGCGCTGGGAATCATCCTTGAGGGCGGCTACGGCCTTGATACGCTCTCGGACTCGGTCACGACCGTTCACGAGGTCTTTGATGGCTACCAGCCGATGGAACCGGACGACGATGTCAGCGACGACGCCCGCGATGTTCTCGATGACCTCGCCGATCAGGGCTTCGGTGCGAAGTAG
- a CDS encoding aldolase, whose product MSVELPFAPVDAVIRRNADGLRVSADAAEELARRIQEHGASLAVTAATEATTDGRKTLMPSDFGIEQVPEKDGLELPVAPVDRIARLDIADDYRVAMDARVALASILETYADETAAAAATLARHADRRTIKAADVETYFELEQYY is encoded by the coding sequence ATGAGTGTCGAGCTACCGTTCGCACCGGTGGACGCGGTCATTCGGCGGAACGCGGACGGGCTCCGGGTGAGTGCCGACGCTGCGGAGGAACTGGCTCGTCGAATACAGGAGCACGGCGCCTCGTTGGCCGTCACGGCAGCCACGGAGGCCACCACGGACGGTCGAAAGACGCTGATGCCGTCCGACTTCGGTATCGAACAGGTTCCGGAGAAGGACGGTCTCGAACTCCCTGTCGCGCCGGTCGACCGCATCGCTCGGCTCGACATTGCTGACGACTACCGCGTCGCCATGGACGCTCGCGTCGCGCTCGCATCCATCCTCGAAACGTACGCCGACGAAACGGCTGCCGCGGCCGCCACGTTGGCTCGTCACGCTGATCGCCGGACGATCAAGGCAGCTGACGTCGAAACGTACTTCGAACTCGAACAGTACTACTGA
- a CDS encoding replication factor A (Replication protein A protects and stabilize the intermediate ssDNA that is generated by the unwinding action of a DNA helicase at the replication fork. In addition, SSBs prevent the formation of secondary structures by single-stranded template DNA.), which translates to MGAIEDIYEDLETDVPEEEFREAVEEKVEQMGGLADEETAAMLLAHELNENEVNAIADIEPGMDEVKFLAKVMAIGDLKTFERDDEDEDGRVINVEAADESGSVRLAFWDGQAVDIDEGKLEVGDVLRVKGRPKDGYNGLEVSVDKAEPDEDATIDVEPGAGSSIDALTMGQSDVTLRGLVLDTDTIRTFDRDDGSEGRVSNLTLGDETGRIRVTLWDDRADRAEELDAGAAVEVVDGYVRERDGSLELHVGDQGAVDEVDDDVTFEPDADPIAEVELEETVDIAGVVRSADPKRTFDRDDGSEGQVRNVRIQDATGDIRVALWGDKADKDIAPGDEVLAADVEIQDGWQDDKEASASWNSTIVVLDDGADLATGGAGGGASVETTDAEHAGLSTFGEEADDADASSSDEAAAVSADSGDTSPDGGAQSAGQQVEFTGTVVQTGDPVVLDDGEQTMSVETGERVQLGQEITVRGELRDGRLHAEDVF; encoded by the coding sequence ATGGGTGCGATAGAGGACATTTACGAGGACTTAGAGACGGACGTCCCCGAGGAGGAGTTCCGCGAGGCCGTCGAGGAGAAGGTCGAGCAGATGGGCGGGCTCGCCGACGAGGAGACGGCCGCGATGCTGTTGGCCCACGAGCTTAACGAGAACGAGGTCAACGCCATCGCCGATATCGAACCCGGAATGGACGAGGTCAAATTCCTCGCCAAGGTGATGGCTATCGGCGACCTGAAGACCTTCGAACGCGACGACGAGGACGAAGACGGCCGGGTCATCAACGTTGAGGCCGCCGACGAGAGCGGCAGCGTCAGGCTCGCCTTCTGGGACGGCCAGGCCGTCGATATCGACGAGGGAAAGCTGGAGGTCGGCGACGTACTCCGGGTGAAGGGTCGGCCGAAGGACGGCTACAACGGGCTGGAGGTGTCCGTCGACAAGGCAGAGCCGGACGAGGACGCCACAATCGACGTGGAACCGGGCGCTGGCTCGTCTATCGACGCGCTGACCATGGGGCAGTCCGACGTGACGCTGCGCGGGCTTGTGCTCGATACCGACACGATACGGACCTTTGACCGCGACGACGGCAGCGAGGGCCGCGTCTCGAACCTCACTCTCGGTGACGAGACGGGGCGCATCCGAGTGACGCTGTGGGACGATCGCGCTGACCGTGCCGAGGAACTCGATGCTGGCGCGGCTGTCGAAGTCGTCGACGGCTACGTCCGGGAGCGGGACGGCTCACTCGAACTCCACGTCGGCGACCAGGGGGCCGTCGACGAAGTGGACGACGACGTGACCTTCGAGCCCGACGCCGACCCGATAGCGGAGGTCGAACTTGAGGAGACGGTTGACATCGCTGGCGTCGTCCGCTCGGCCGACCCCAAGCGGACGTTCGACCGCGACGACGGCAGCGAGGGGCAGGTCCGGAACGTCCGCATTCAGGATGCGACAGGTGACATCCGCGTGGCGCTGTGGGGCGACAAGGCGGACAAGGACATCGCGCCGGGCGACGAGGTTCTCGCAGCCGATGTCGAGATTCAGGACGGCTGGCAGGACGACAAGGAAGCGTCGGCGAGCTGGAACTCGACGATTGTCGTGCTCGACGACGGTGCGGACTTGGCGACGGGTGGCGCAGGCGGGGGAGCCAGCGTCGAAACGACCGACGCCGAACACGCCGGTCTGTCAACTTTCGGCGAGGAAGCGGACGATGCTGACGCCAGCAGCAGTGACGAGGCGGCCGCTGTCAGCGCCGACTCCGGCGACACGTCGCCGGACGGCGGCGCACAGAGCGCTGGCCAGCAGGTGGAGTTCACCGGCACCGTCGTCCAGACCGGCGACCCGGTCGTGCTCGACGACGGCGAGCAGACGATGAGCGTCGAAACCGGCGAGCGCGTGCAGTTAGGGCAGGAGATAACCGTCCGTGGCGAACTCCGCGATGGCCGCCTCCACGCTGAGGACGTGTTCTGA
- a CDS encoding CCA tRNA nucleotidyltransferase — protein sequence MSEEFDAVVEDVRARVSPTDDERAQLQRVADAVIADAEAAVADLPVDAEVIQVGSTARGTWTAGDRDVDVFVCFPASLDREQLEEYGLTVGHAVLPEGREEYAEHPYVVGEREGYAIDLVPCYAVADATEIQSAVDRTPFHTRYLQERLDDDSAGEVRVAKQFLKGIGVYGSDLRTRGFSGYLTELLVLEFGGFRGFVEAVADWHPPVRLDPESHGTEAFDDPLVVIDPTDPDRNVAAVLSAANVATLQHYARDLLAEPRASLFTETEPDPFTAADIKAVVSQRATTPVALRFAAPDVVDDQLWPQLRKSLDGLCSELDRRGFEVLRSAAFVEGDSGEEGAPDGERRERDAVLLLEFAVAQRPAVERHEGPPVHVREHASGFFEKYDGDDEVAGPFIDGSRYVVERPRAFTTATGFLSSDAVYDVGLGPRIESALENGYDVLVGSDIATLADGFGVDLSTYFAPKP from the coding sequence ATGAGCGAGGAGTTCGACGCCGTCGTCGAGGACGTGCGAGCGCGGGTCTCGCCGACCGACGACGAACGAGCGCAGTTACAGCGGGTCGCCGACGCGGTGATAGCCGACGCCGAGGCGGCGGTCGCCGACTTGCCGGTCGATGCCGAAGTCATTCAGGTCGGGTCGACGGCCCGCGGAACGTGGACCGCCGGCGACCGGGACGTAGACGTATTCGTCTGCTTCCCGGCGTCGCTCGACCGCGAGCAGCTAGAGGAGTACGGACTGACGGTCGGGCACGCGGTGCTACCCGAGGGCCGCGAGGAGTACGCCGAACACCCCTACGTCGTCGGCGAACGCGAGGGATACGCGATCGACCTGGTGCCCTGTTATGCGGTCGCGGACGCCACCGAAATCCAGTCCGCGGTGGACCGGACGCCGTTTCACACCAGATATCTGCAAGAGCGTCTGGACGACGACAGCGCGGGCGAGGTGCGGGTGGCAAAGCAGTTCCTGAAAGGCATCGGGGTCTACGGGAGCGACCTCCGGACGCGCGGGTTCTCGGGCTACCTGACGGAGCTGCTGGTGCTCGAGTTCGGCGGCTTCCGAGGGTTCGTCGAGGCAGTCGCGGACTGGCACCCGCCGGTTCGGCTCGACCCCGAGAGCCACGGGACCGAGGCGTTCGACGACCCGCTGGTGGTCATCGACCCGACGGACCCGGACCGCAACGTCGCGGCGGTGCTGTCGGCCGCGAACGTTGCCACACTCCAGCACTACGCCCGGGACCTCCTCGCCGAGCCGCGGGCGTCGCTGTTCACCGAGACCGAGCCGGACCCGTTCACAGCAGCAGACATCAAGGCCGTGGTGTCACAGCGGGCGACGACGCCAGTCGCACTTCGCTTCGCGGCCCCAGATGTCGTCGACGACCAACTCTGGCCACAGCTCCGGAAGTCTCTCGACGGGCTCTGCAGCGAACTCGACCGACGCGGGTTCGAGGTCCTGCGGTCAGCCGCGTTCGTCGAGGGCGACAGCGGTGAGGAGGGAGCGCCGGACGGCGAGCGCCGGGAACGGGACGCCGTCTTGCTGCTCGAATTCGCCGTCGCCCAGCGGCCGGCTGTCGAGCGCCACGAGGGGCCGCCGGTGCACGTCCGCGAGCACGCGAGCGGGTTCTTCGAGAAGTACGACGGCGACGACGAGGTCGCCGGGCCCTTCATCGACGGCAGCCGCTACGTCGTCGAGCGACCCCGGGCGTTCACTACAGCTACTGGGTTCCTGTCGAGCGATGCAGTCTACGACGTTGGGCTGGGGCCGCGGATCGAGTCAGCACTTGAGAATGGGTACGACGTACTGGTCGGCTCAGACATCGCAACGCTTGCCGACGGCTTTGGCGTCGATTTGTCGACCTACTTCGCACCGAAGCCCTGA
- a CDS encoding NAD-dependent epimerase codes for MDDPVLLTGAGGAVGAAILEGLEDAYEWKLMFHSPPAEEPDHEYLVGDVSSEGDVAAAMDGVGAVIHLAGDPRPEAPWDSVLENNIDGTQKMYEAAVDEGVEKFVFASSNHAVGSFETDERTPEMYRPDDQYRLDGTELPRPGNLYGVSKATGEVLGRYYHDQYGLSVCNIRIGNLTRGHPPIDYERGQAMWLSYRDCAHIHDCALQADYEYEIVYGISDNDRKYYSIERAKEALGYDPQDNSAHFDGEERVAEPEP; via the coding sequence ATGGACGACCCGGTTCTGCTCACCGGCGCTGGCGGCGCTGTCGGGGCGGCCATCCTCGAGGGACTCGAGGACGCCTACGAGTGGAAACTCATGTTCCACAGCCCACCCGCCGAGGAGCCCGACCACGAGTACCTCGTCGGGGACGTGTCCAGCGAGGGCGACGTGGCCGCGGCGATGGACGGCGTCGGCGCTGTCATCCATCTGGCCGGCGACCCCCGGCCAGAAGCCCCCTGGGACTCCGTCCTCGAAAACAACATCGACGGCACCCAGAAGATGTACGAGGCCGCTGTCGATGAAGGCGTCGAGAAGTTCGTCTTCGCATCCTCGAACCACGCCGTCGGCTCCTTCGAAACGGATGAGCGCACGCCAGAGATGTATCGCCCGGACGACCAGTACCGCCTCGACGGGACGGAACTCCCCCGCCCCGGAAACCTCTACGGCGTCTCGAAAGCCACCGGCGAGGTGCTGGGCCGCTACTACCACGACCAGTACGGCCTCTCCGTCTGCAACATCCGCATCGGTAACCTCACGCGCGGCCACCCGCCCATCGACTACGAGCGTGGCCAGGCAATGTGGCTTTCCTACCGGGATTGTGCCCACATCCACGACTGCGCGCTTCAGGCTGACTACGAGTACGAGATCGTCTACGGCATCTCCGACAACGACCGGAAGTACTACTCCATCGAGCGCGCCAAGGAAGCCCTCGGATACGACCCGCAGGACAACTCCGCGCACTTCGACGGCGAGGAACGCGTCGCCGAACCGGAGCCGTAG